A single region of the Salmo salar chromosome ssa16, Ssal_v3.1, whole genome shotgun sequence genome encodes:
- the LOC106573796 gene encoding testis-specific serine/threonine-protein kinase 6-like has product MTRWGSSQTNFEEQKVKHTFLNMCTEKVLRGMGYKLGVTIGEGSYSKVKLASSQKHNSEVAIKIVDRKKAPHDFVHKFLPRELTLLREVRHDNIVHVHEFIEVCNGRLYIVMEAATTDLLQKIQEVNSIPIVQAKTMFSQIVSAVNYLHQHNIVHRDMKCENVLLTRDNQVKITDFGFGRFAMGYPELSSTYCGSAAYAAPEVLLGVPYDPKKYDVWSLGVILYVMVTGCMPYDDSNVRKLPRAQRMALVYLDDITVEEPCQLFIAYLLQFSPSSRPTIQQVAEQSWLQ; this is encoded by the coding sequence ATGACCCGATGGGGCAGCAGCCAGACAAATTTTGAAGAGCAGAAAGTCAAACATACCTTTTTGAACATGTGCACTGAAAAAGTTCTGCGCGGGATGGGCTACAAATTGGGGGTGACAATCGGCGAGGGAAGCTACTCCAAAGTCAAACTGGCAAGCTCCCAGAAACACAATTCTGAGGTCGCCATAAAAATTGTGGACCGCAAAAAGGCTCCTCACGACTTTGTCCACAAGTTTCTACCCAGGGAGCTGACACTTCTGAGGGAAGTGAGACATGACAATATTGTCCATGTGCATGAATTCATCGAGGTTTGCAACGGCCGACTATACATCGTGATGGAAGCGGCAACAACGGACCTTCTCCAAAAAATCCAAGAGGTAAATTCCATCCCCATTGTCCAAGCCAAGACCATGTTCTCCCAGATTGTCAGTGCTGTGAACTATCTCCATCAACACAACATCGTCCACCGAGACATGAAATGTGAGAATGTACTGCTGACTAGGGACAACCAAGTCAAGATCACGGACTTTGGTTTTGGGAGGTTTGCCATGGGCTATCCTGAGCTGAGCAGCACTTACTGTGGTTCCGCGGCCTACGCCGCACCCGAAGTACTGCTTGGAGTTCCATACGACCCCAAGAAATATGACGTGTGGAGCCTGGGTGTGATTCTGTATGTCATGGTCACTGGGTGCATGCCTTACGACGATTCCAATGTCCGCAAACTCCCTCGCGCTCAGCGCATGGCCTTGGTCTACCTGGATGACATCACCGTGGAAGAGCCATGCCAGCTGTTCATTGCCTATCTGTTGCAGTTCAGCCCTTCTTCCCGCCCGACAATCCAACAGGTGGCAGAGCAGTCTTGGTTGCAATAG
- the LOC106573594 gene encoding LOW QUALITY PROTEIN: transcriptional repressor p66-alpha (The sequence of the model RefSeq protein was modified relative to this genomic sequence to represent the inferred CDS: inserted 1 base in 1 codon) yields MGEVCTQAVMSEEAVRQTRSRKRALERDVVAPGSPGGELDSKKVKLENCDLLPAADGPIALVAVGGGGDVVKTEQTAKVASMSILKTGEVKATIKVEVQTGDRPVDMSTSKSDVKKERQPLSPNNDVIVLSDNELSIPVMNGLNYYRKTDTDLLRKSSPDERERIIKQLKEELRLQEAKLVLLKKLRHSQIQKESTVQKPTSGSVATPPPLVRGSIASGKGPLQVSSGRSSGIVIPPPLVRGGQHVPSKQNSQTVMPPLVRGAQIASLRQQQHSGSGPPPLLLAPRASVPNVQVQGQRVIQQGLIRVANVPNTNVLVNIPQGSQKGSSVTSQARMGSGMSTVQANESPAARQAAAKLALRKQLEKTLLEIPPPKPPAPSXNFLPSAANNEFIYLMGLEEVVQNLLDTLGRGKKQGQSVAPVTPIPMEPHTCAQCKTDFTSRWRSEKSGPVLCDQCMSSNLKKALKAQHTNRLKAAFVKALQQEQEIEQRILQQAASPVSKMPSSSSRMKSEQQHVLVSQQYKQARAQLQQHRGTPMARHHSSIKQSSGQMSRSVQQVVGSRSVAHSFSTSSQQLQNAVTAASLVSRPGKHAMRPAQGTKGSSGSSNPLANPNAWRKQTTGNSGVTMAYVNPSLSVHKTTTSANLERQREYLLDMIPSRSISQTANTWK; encoded by the exons ATGGGAGAAGTGTGTACACAG GCAGTGATGTCGGAGGAGGCGGTGCGTCAGACGCGCAGCCGGAAGCGGGCCCTGGAGAGGGACGTGGTGGCCCCTGGCAGCCCTGGAGGGGAGCTGGACAGTAAGAAGGTAAAGCTGGAGAACTGTGACCTGCTACCTGCAGCAGATGGACCTATAGCTCTAGTGGctgtgggtggaggaggagatgtggtgAAGACTGAGCAGACAGCCAAGGTGGCCAGCATGAGCATCCTGAAGACCGGTGAGGTTAAGGCTACCATCAAAGTGGAGGTGCAGACCGGGGACAGGCCTGTAGATATGAGCACATCCAAGAG tgaCGTAAAGAAAGAGAGGCAGCCCCTGTCACCAAACAATGATGTCATAGTGCTGTCAGACAACGAGCTGTCCATCCCCGTCATGAACGGCCTGAACTactacagaaagacagacacTGACCTGCTCAgg AAGAGCAGCCCAGATGAGAGGGAGCGCATCATCAAACAGTTGAAGGAGGAGCTGAGACTACAGGAGGCTAAGCTGGTGCTGCTGAAGAAACTACGACACAGCCAGATCCAGAAGGAGAGCACTGTACAGAAG ccaACCTCTGGCTCTGTGGCCACTCCTCCACCTCTGGTCAGAGGCAGCATTGCATCAGGCAAAGGACCACTACAG GTGTCGTCAGGCCGTAGCTCAGGCATAGTGATCCCTCCTCCATTAGTCCGGGGTGGGCAGCACGTCCCGTCCAAACAGAACTCCCAGACTGTCATGCCACCCCTCGTCAGAGGGGCACAG ATCGCATCcttgcggcagcagcagcactctGGGTCGGGCCCCCCTCCCCTGCTGCTGGCCCCCAGGGCCTCGGTCCCCAACGTCCAGGTGCAGGGCCAGAGGGTCATCCAGCAGGGCCTTATCAGGGTGGCCAATGTCCCCAACACCAACGTCCTGGTCAACATACCacag GGTTCTCAGAAGGGCTCATCTGTGACGTCTCAGGCCAGGATGGGCAGTGGCATGTCCACGGTCCAGGCCAACGAGTCCCCGGCCGCTCGCCAGGCGGCCGCCAAGCTGGCGTTGCGTAAGCAGCTGGAGAAGACACTGCTGGAGATCCCTCCTCCCAAACCTCCCGCCCCGA GCAACTTCCTGCCGTCAGCAGCCAACAACGAGTTCATCTACCTGATGGGCCTGGAGGAGGTGGTGCAGAACCTGCTGGACACACTGGGACGGG GCAAGAAACAGGGTCAGTCAGTGGCCCCGGTGACCCCCATCCCCATGGAGCCGCACACCTGCGCCCAGTGCAAGACGGATTTCACGTCGCGCTGGCGCTCGGAGAAGAGCGGCCCCGTCCTGTGCGACCAGTGCATGTCGTCCAACCTGAAGAAGGCCCTGAAGGCGCAGCACACCAACCGTCTTAAGGCGGCCTTCGTCAAGGCCCTGCAGCAGGAGCAGGAGATAGAGCAGCGGATCCTCCAGCAGGCCGCCTCTCCCGTCTCCAAAATGCCCTCTTCTTCCTCAAGGATGAAGAGTGAGCAGCAGCATGTGCTGGTGTCTCAACAGTACAAGCAGGCGAGAGCCCAGCTCCAGCAACATAGAGGCACGCCTATGGCCCGCCACCACTCCTCCATCAAGCAG AGCTCTGGTCAGATGTCCCGTAGTGTGCAGCAGGTGGTGGGGTCTCGCAGTGTCGCTCACTCGTTCTCCACGTCCTCTCAGCAGCTGCAGAACGCTGTGACCGCAGCCTCGCTGGTCAGCAGGCCAGGTAAGCATGCCATGCGCCCGGCGCAGGGGACAAagggcagcagcggcagcagtaaCCCCTTGGCCAACCCCAACGCCTGGAGGAAGCAGACCACCGGGAACTCAG GTGTGACCATGGCCTATGTGAACCCCAGCCTGTCTGTCCACAAGACCACCACCTCAGCCAACCTGGAGCGCCAGAGAGAGTACCTCCTGGACATGATTCCCTCCCGCTCCATCTCCCAGACAGCCAACACATGGAAATAA